A window of Lacibacter sediminis contains these coding sequences:
- a CDS encoding nicotinate phosphoribosyltransferase, which translates to MKTNPFLLTDYYKVGHVFQYPDKTELVYSNLTPRKSRINGVGEMVFFGLQYFMKEYLITYFNENFFQQPKEKVMAEYKRRIVTSLGTHLPSYEHISALHDLGYLPVEIKALPEGSKVPMRVPCLTIVNTKTEFYWLTNFLETLLSAVIWQPCTSATIAYTYRKLLNKYAEETGMPIDFVQWQGHDFSFRGMSSLETAVLSGMGHLLSFTGTDTIPAIDALEQYYNANADAELIGGSVAATEHSVMCSGSKDGELETFRRLIAEVYPSGIVSIVSDTWDLWKVCTEYLPALKETVLSRDGKVVIRPDSGDPVKIICGDPDGETEVERKGVVELLWDVFGGTITEKGFKLLDAHIGAIYGDSINIDRATRICEGLKAKGFATQVVFGIGSYTYQYNTRDTFGTAMKATYVVIDGEGQEIYKDPVTDDGTKRSATGLLNVKKEDGRFVLYDKVTWEEENESELKTVFKDGKLVKEFSLKEIRALLSD; encoded by the coding sequence ATGAAAACGAATCCTTTTTTATTGACCGATTACTATAAAGTTGGCCACGTATTCCAATACCCAGACAAAACTGAACTGGTTTATAGCAATCTTACTCCACGCAAGAGTCGTATTAACGGAGTGGGTGAAATGGTATTCTTTGGTTTGCAATATTTCATGAAAGAGTATTTGATCACTTATTTCAATGAAAACTTTTTTCAACAACCAAAAGAAAAAGTGATGGCGGAGTATAAGCGGAGAATCGTTACTTCTTTAGGCACACACCTGCCATCATACGAACATATTTCAGCTTTGCATGATTTAGGTTATTTACCTGTTGAAATAAAAGCATTACCTGAAGGGAGTAAAGTACCTATGCGTGTTCCTTGCTTAACGATTGTAAATACAAAGACAGAGTTTTACTGGCTTACAAATTTTCTGGAAACGTTATTGAGTGCTGTTATTTGGCAACCTTGTACCAGTGCAACCATTGCTTACACTTACAGAAAGCTATTAAATAAATATGCAGAAGAAACAGGTATGCCAATTGACTTTGTACAATGGCAGGGACATGACTTTTCTTTCAGAGGGATGAGTTCGTTGGAAACAGCAGTGCTAAGTGGCATGGGGCATTTGTTAAGTTTTACCGGTACAGATACCATTCCAGCAATAGACGCACTGGAACAATATTACAATGCGAATGCTGATGCAGAATTGATTGGTGGTAGTGTTGCAGCAACAGAACATAGTGTGATGTGCAGTGGCAGTAAAGATGGCGAGTTGGAAACGTTCAGACGATTGATCGCAGAAGTGTATCCTTCAGGTATTGTAAGTATTGTAAGTGACACATGGGATTTATGGAAAGTGTGTACAGAGTACCTTCCTGCTTTAAAGGAAACTGTTTTAAGTCGTGATGGTAAAGTAGTGATTCGACCTGACAGTGGTGATCCTGTAAAAATCATTTGTGGTGATCCTGATGGAGAAACAGAAGTTGAACGGAAAGGAGTGGTTGAATTGTTGTGGGATGTGTTTGGCGGAACGATTACAGAGAAAGGATTTAAATTACTGGATGCGCATATTGGTGCTATTTATGGTGACAGTATTAATATCGACCGTGCAACACGTATTTGTGAAGGATTGAAGGCAAAAGGTTTTGCTACCCAGGTTGTATTTGGTATTGGAAGTTATACCTATCAATATAATACACGTGATACATTTGGTACAGCGATGAAAGCGACGTATGTAGTGATTGATGGAGAAGGACAGGAGATTTACAAAGACCCTGTAACAGATGATGGTACAAAACGTTCTGCTACCGGTTTGTTGAATGTAAAAAAAGAAGACGGACGTTTTGTGTTGTACGATAAAGTTACATGGGAGGAGGAAAATGAAAGTGAATTAAAAACAGTTTTTAAAGATGGTAAGCTTGTAAAAGAGTTTTCGCTGAAAGAAATACGAGCACTACTATCAGATTAA